The Corynebacterium minutissimum genome includes the window GAAGAGGAAGAGCATGAGTTTTCTCATATCGTCTCTGAACTGGAGTTTCGCGCGTATAAACATGTAGACATGGTGGCTAAGCGCGGCGAGTACGCTACGCGCGGCGGCATCCTCGATATTTTCCCCACGACGTCCGATTATCCGGTGCGTATCGAGTTTTGGGGCGATGAGATTACGGATATCCGCCAGTTCTCCGTAGCGGACCAGCGAGCTATTCAGGAGATTGAGGTCGGGGAAGTTGCCATCTACCCTGCGCGCGAGCTTCCCATCACCAACGAGGTGGCTGCACGGGCTCGCGACCTAGCGCAGAAGTTTGGCGGCAATGCGGCACTGGCTGAGCTGCTTACAAAGGTCGGTGAGCACATCCCGGCCGAAGGTATGGAGGCATTGCTCGCCGTGCTTGCCGACGAACCCTTTGTCACCCTTCCCGAACTCCTCCCCACCGGAACACACGTGCTCCTCGTGGCACCGGAGAAGATCCGCACCCGTGTCGCGGATTTGGAATCCACGGATGCCGAGTTCCTTGCTGCCGGTTGGGAGGCTGCCGCCATGGGCGCAGATGGCCCGCTTGCGGCGGAAGGGCTCGATACGGAAGCCTCTAGTTACCGCTCCTATGAATCTTTGGAAGCGACGTGCGCGCAGATTGAGGCTCCCCTGTGGACTTTTGCGCCCCCAGGCATGTTTGCCGCTGCGGAATCGGAGACCCTGCCGCTCGATTACGAACCTGGCCCCACACCGCGCGGCGATATCGAGCAGATCGATGCCATGATGGCGCAGCTGCTGGCCCACACCACTGCGGGCGGACGGGCAGCCTTCATCGCCCCTGCCCAGGGTGCTATCAAGCGCATGGTGGAGCGGTTTGCTGAAAAGGGGATTCCCACCAAGGTCGCTACTCCTGGATGGGAACCTAGCCCAGGTGAGGTCACGCTCTATCAAGCGCTGAGTCATGCTGGTCTGGTTTTCCCCAAGGTGCGCAAGCTTAAGGACGCTGAAGCGCTTCCGCTCGTCGTGGTGACAGAAACGGACCTGACGGGTAACCGCGTGGGCGATATTGCGGGCGCTAAACGTCGCCCAGCAAAGCGCCGCAACCGCGTCGATCCGCTGGCACTTAAGCAGGGTGACTACGTGGTGCATGAAACACATGGCATCGGCAAGTTCCTCAAGATGGCCGAGCGCACCATCCAGTCTGGTGACGAGACCTCGCGCCGCGAATACATTGTCCTCGAGTACGCAGCTTCCAAGCGCGGCCAGCCTGCCGACCAGCTCTGGGTACCCATGGACTCGTTGGACCTGCTGAGCAAGTACACGGGTGGAGAAGCGCCAACGCTGTCTAAGATGGGCGGCTCGGATTGGAAGAACACCAAGAAGAAGGCGCGCGCTGCCGTACGTGAAATCGCCGGCGAGTTGGTAGAACTCTACGCCAAGCGCCAAGCCGCACCTGGCCATCAGTTTGGGCCCGATACGCCCTGGCAGGCGGAGATGGAGGATAACTTCCCCTACGTCGAAACCGAAGACCAGATGCTGGCCATTGATGCCGTCAAGGAAGACATGGAATCCTCAGTGCCGATGGACCGTGTCGTCGTCGGTGACGTGGGCTATGGCAAGACTGAGGTGGCGGTGCGCGCTGCCTTCAAGGCAGTCCAAGACGGCAAGCAGGTCGCAGTGCTCGTACCGACTACGCTGCTGGCACAGCAGCACGCCGATACGTTCCGCGAGCGCATGCAAGGTTTCCCCGTCGACATTGAGGTGCTCTCGCGTTTTACCTCGGCCAAGGAATCCAAGGAGATTCTGGCAGGCTTGGCAGATGGTTCCGTGGACATTGTCATCGGTACTCACCGCCTGCTGCAGACAGGCGTGCAGTGGAAGAACTTAGGCCTTATCGTCGTCGATGAGGAGCAGCGCTTCGGCGTGGAGCACAAGGAACACATCAAGGCGCTCAAGGCGAGTGTGGACGTCCTCACCATGTCCGCAACTCCGATTCCCCGCACCTTGGAAATGTCCATGGCAGGTATCCGTGAGATGTCCACCATCTTGACCCCGCCGGAGGACCGCCATCCGGTCTTGACCTATGTGGGCGCCTATGAAGATAAGCAGGTTGCTGCTGCAATCCGCCGCGAGCTGCTGCGTGACGGTCAGGTCTTCTTCATCCACAACAAGGTTGCGGACATCGAAAAGAAGGCCCGTGAACTGCGTGATCTCGTGCCAGAAGCTCGCATCGTGGTGGCCCACGGCCAAATGAACGAGGACATTCTCGAGCAAACCGTCCAGGGCTTCTGGGACCGCGAGTTCGACGTGCTGGTCTGTACCACCATCGTGGAAACCGGCCTGGACATCGCTAATGCGAATACCCTCATCGTGGAAAACGCCCACCACATGGGCCTGTCCCAGCTGCACCAGCTGCGTGGGCGCGTAGGCCGCTCCCGCGAGCGCGGCTACGCCTACTTCCTCTACCCGAAGGGCGCCACGCTCACAGAAACCTCCTACGACCGACTGGCCACCATTGCCCAGAACAACGACTTGGGCGCAGGTATGGCCGTGGCCATGAAGGACCTGGAGATGCGAGGAGCCGGCAACGTGCTCGGTGCTGAGCAATCCGGCCACATCGCTGGCGTGGGCTTTGATCTCTACGTCCGCCTCGTGGGCGAGGCCGTGGAGACCTTCAAGGCGCTTGCTAGGGGAGAAGCCCCAATCGTTACGGACGAGGGGCCGAAGGAGATCCGCATCGACTTGCCTGTCGACGCCCACATTCCAGAAAGCTACATCAACTCCGAGCGCCTGCGCCTCGAGGTCTACCGCAAGTTGGCAGCCTCCAAGGACAATGCGGACCTCCAGAACACCGTGGAGGAGATGGAGGACCGCTATGGTCCCGTCCCGGAGCCGGTGCAACGCCTTCTGGCTGTGGCGCGCTTGCGCCACCAAGCGCGCCGGGCAGGTGTCGCCGACATCACCGTGCAGGGAACCCGCATCAAGGTCCACCCGGTGGAGCTTGCGGATTCCAAGCAAGTGCGCCTCAAGCGCCTCTTCCCAGGCTCCAACTACCGTGCGGCCGCCAAGGCTATCCAGCTCAACTTCCCCAAGGCCGGACGCAATGTCACGGATCCCAAACTGCGTGACGTTGAACTTCTCCAGTGGATGGCGGATTTCCTGGCGTCGATGTTTGAGCTCGAGCGAGTCGACGTCAGCGGTGCTAAGACGAAGAAGAACGTCATTAGCGTAGGAGAAAAGTAATGGATGCCACCAACAGCCCTAGTATGAAGCCGCGCTCTAACTCACGAATAGCTCTGTTGGTGGTGTGGATTGTCGCGGCGCTGGTGAGCATTCCTGCGGTGTTGGCGCTGAAGTTTGTGAGCGGGAATGCAGGCTGGTACGCCGTCATGCTGATGTTGGGTGGGGTGGTGCCCCTAGGAGTATGGATGCTCCTGGGGTTTATCCCGCTGTTTATTCTCAGGGACTACGACAGCAACCTGGTGTGGGCATGGGCGGGGCTGGCTATGGTCTTCATCGGATTTATCATCGGCGGCGCCAACCTTCCGGACTTTGGCGATACTGGCCCTGCCGGTGTCCCCGCCTGGTGGCGTGGCAACGAGGACGCAGCCACGATGACCGGCATGCTTTTTCTCGGCATCAGTGCTGTTGGCCACGTGCTGTGGCTGGTGAGCTGCATTGTTTATGCGGTGAAGTCTCACCGCCAACAGCCCCCAGTTCTTTAGAGAACGAGTGCGCCGGTGCTCAGTCCCCACACGGCAGCAATGGCGCCGATAATGACGATCGCCACCACACACCACTCGAAGGTATTGAACACGCGCTCCTTCTTGTACAGGCGAGTAGCCACGTACGGGATCAGGCTCGGAAGCACGGCAAGCGCGCCGAGGAGCACGTAGACCGGATCGGCGGCGTAGATGAGCCACAGGGAGTAGATGAAGGCGACGAGGCCGATGAAAAAGTGGCGTCGATTGCTACGGCGTCCTACCTCAGGCCCGGAGAGATCAAACTTCACACCAGCATGCGGGTGGGTCAGCCCCTTGCCACGCACGGTGAGAAGAACCAAATACAACGAGGAGAAGATGTAGGGAAGGAGGTACATGATGGTGGCCAGCTGCACCATGGCGTTATAGGAGGTCTCGTTGAGGAAGAAGACGATGACAAAGAGCTGAATCGCCAAGGTGGAAATTAGCTGCGCTACCCACGGTGCGCCGGCAACGTTGACGGTGCCAATCTTGCGGGGGATGAGGCCGTCGATAGCCATGAGGACAATCGGCTCCGCGCACAGCATCTGCCAGGACACATACGCGCCCAGGACGGACAGGCACAGGCCAAGGGAGATGAGCGCGCCGCCCCATGGTCCCACTACGGCGGTGAGGACAGAGGCCATGGAGTTATCCGGCAGTGCTGCCAGCTCTTCCTGAGTAAGTACGCCGAAGCTCAGGGTGGAGACGGACACGAGAAGCGCGAGAACGCTGACAAAGCCGATCACTGTAGCGCGGCCAACGTCCCTGCGGGTGCGGGCCTGCTTGGAGTACACCGAAGCACCCTCCACACCGATAAAGACCCACACAGTAAAGAGCATGATGCCTTGTACCTGCTCAAAAACGGACTTGTCGGAGCGCTCGCCCCAGAAGTCCAGAGTGAATTTATCCCAGCTAAAGCCCACGAACAGGACGATGACGACGAAGGCAAGGATGGGCACGATCTTGGCCACCGAGGTCACCATATTCATGATGGCTGCTTGCTTAATACCGCGGGCCAGAACGGCAAAGATGCCCCACGACAATAGCGACACCGCGATGGCGGAGGCCCACTGGTGATCAGCATCGAAGAAGGGCACGTAATGGCCGATGGTATTGAAGAACAAGGTGGCGTAGCCCACCTGCGCCATGACGGAACCAAGCCAGTATCCCCAACCTGACGTAAAGCCAATGAAGTCACCCAAGCCGGCGCGGACGTAGGAGTACACACCGGAGTCGAGGTGTGGCTTGCGGTGGGCAAGAATCTGGAAAACGAATGCTACAGAGAGCATGCCGACGCCCGCGATGAGCCATCCCAGCAGCATGGCGCCGGGTCCGGCCACGGAGGCAATATTTTGCGGCAGAGAGAAGATGCCGGCGCCCACCGTGGAACCGATGATGAGCGCTACAAGCGTCCACAGCGTCACGGAGTGCGTGCGCGGCGATTCGGTGAGTGTTGAAGAGGTCATTGGTCAAAAGTACCCCTTAAGGCGGGTTTATGCGCAACTGGTGCGATTATCCGCGCAGGCCGAGTCCTATACTCGGTGCTTATGACTGTGCTCTTGCTCGATCCGCGTTGGCCCACGATGATTCCTCTGGAAGCCCATGGAAAGCTGCTTGGACCTGCAGTTTTCACCGACGAAGTGCCGGTAAAGGTGCGTTGGAACTTCGACGAGTTACTGTGCGGTGAGGATCCAGAAGGCAAAGGTGTGCTAGTAAGCACGAATGCGTCTGACCCTGAGGTGCGGGCGCTTCTCGACGACTCCCATGACCTTATCCTCGCTCCTTCCCTCGACGACCCTCTGTGGCAGGCGCGGGAGGTCATGTCGAAGGCTCGCAGTATTGGTGAGTGGGAGCGCGATCAAACCCATGACACCTTATTGCCCTACCTGGCTGAAGAATCCGCGGAGTTCGCTGACGCGGTAAAGGATGGCGCGTCTGACGCCGAGCTTCTCAAAGAACTAGGAGACGTTTTTCTCCAGGTTCTTTTTCACGCGGAGATTGCCGCGCGGAGAGGCGCTTTCACCTTGGATGATGTGGCAGCGTCCTTTGTAAACAAAATGCGCTCCCGCGCGCCCTACCTGTTCGACGGCACAGAGGACGTCGTCGGGGTAGAGGAGCAGGAGCGCCTGTGGGCTGAGGGGAAAGCCCGCGAGAACCGTTAAGTGAGCTTCTAGCTCTGCTTCAGAACGGAGGACAGCAGCGGGGCGTAGTCCGCAATCTTGGAGGACAGGCCAGTGCCACCGGTGACGAGGGTGTCTTCCTTAACGATCTTGCACTCGAGGGCGCGGTCAGCGGTCTGGCCGGCGTACTTCACAGCGACGAGCGCCAGCGGGCCGAGGTCCTCAGAACCACCGAGGGCGGTGAGGTTCTTGGACAGCTGGTTGCGGGTGGTGTTTTCGGTGAGTAGATCGCCCTCGGTGGTCTTATCAATGAGGGTCAGGGTGTTGCGCAGGGTGTCGCAGTCAGCGGTCTGGATGCCCTGGGAGAGGAAGCCGCCAAGCTCCTCGAGGGAAGCAGCGGATGCGGTGGCAGGAACAGCAGCACCGAGGGTGACAACAGCGGCAGCGGTGGCGGCAATACGGCGGATGGACATGGGTCTCCTTGAATTACGAGTAGAACAGCACTTTTCCCGGCTCGGCGAGCCGTTCAATGGCGTAGTGTAGCGCACAATGTTACGCATGGGAACACTGTGACATAATTTTTATCATTCTGTGTCGGTCCGGGCCGGCCGTAAAGGTGCGCTGTAGTATCCCTGCCTATGACCAAGGGGCTGAGGAGAATCGGGGGCTGCGGCCTCGGTATCGTCTTGGCCATCATTCTTATTATTTCCCTCGTGGGCTGGAGCTTGTCCTTTCTGGACAAACCTTCGCCCTTCCGTCAGCTTGAGCCTGTACCCCAGGACTTACCGCCAATTGGTGGGGCAGAGGTGCCAGCGATTGACGTGGAGGCCCCTGGGCGTACCTCCGACAAGTTGACGTGGTGGTCGGATCAACTGAAGGACTCCACAAGCATTCCCGAACAGGCCCTGCGCGCCTATGGCAACGCCGAACTTATTGCGAATGCGGCTTGGCCCAACTGTCACCTGCGCTGGAACACTCTTGCTGGCATCGGATGGGTAGAAACCCGCCATGGCACGTATAACGGCAATGTGTTTCATCGGTCTTCTCTGGATGAGAATGGCTATCCTGACCCGCCCATTGTGGGCATTCCCCTGGACGGGACTAATGACACCACGCTGGTGCCAGACAGTGATGGTGGAGCGATTGATGGCGATGCCGAATTTGATCGCGCGGTAGGCCCCATGCAGTTCATCGCTTCGTCCTGGGATCATCTGGGGCGCGATGCTAACGGCGATGGTGTGGCGGACCCCAATAATATCGACGACGCCGCCCTCGGCGCCGCCGCCCTGTTGTGCTTTGGTGATCGGGACCTGTCTACCCCGGAAGGGTGGCGCTCGGCGATTCTCAACTACAACCAATCCGAGGATTATTTGCGTAAAGTGGCGGGTGCTGCCAATTCTTACGCGATCGAGCAGCCGGCAACCTCCTAGATCTTTGTCACGTTGTCCGGTTATGCCCGACATGTTCCGAACTTTCCTGGAACAATGGGCAGCAGGTGATTTGGGAGTCCTCCCGAAGCACAAAACCACACTCAATTTGGTTCTATTAGGAGTGAAAGCAGCATGGCTGACATCATCCACGTAATGGCACGCGAAATTCTTGATTCCCGCGGTAACCCGACTGTTGAGGCTGAGGTTTTCCTCGACGACGGTGCACGCGGCGTCGCCGGCGTTCCGTCTGGCGCATCCACCGGTGTTCACGAGGCACACGAGCTGCGTGACGGCGGCGAGCGCTACTTGGGCAAGGGTGTGCTCAAGGCAGTTGAAAACGTCAACGAAGAAATCACCGACGAGATCGCTGGCTTCGAGGCTGATGACCAGCGTCTCATCGACGAAGCGCTCATCAAGCTTGACGGTACGGAGAACAAGTCTCGCCTCGGCGCTAACGCCATCCTCGGCGTTTCCATCGCTGTAGCCAAGGCTGCCGCTGAGTCCGCCGGCCTGCCGCTCTACCGCTACATTGGTGGTCCGAACGCTCACGTCCTGCCTGTTCCGATGATGAACATCCTCAACGGTGGCTCCCACGCGGACTCCGGCGTTGACGTCCAAGAGTTCATGATTGCTCCGATCGGCGCGGAGACCTTCGGTGAGGCACTGCGTGAAGGTACCGAGGTCTACCATGCGCTCAAGTCCGTCATCAAGGACAAGGGCCTGTCCACCGGCCTGGGTGACGAGGGTGGTTTCGCACCGTCTGTGGAGTCCACCAAGGCCGCACTTGATCTCATCGTTGAGGCCATCAAGAAGGCTGGCTTCGAGCCGGGCAAGGACATTGCCCTGGCACTGGACGTGGCTTCCTCCGAGTTCTACAAGGACGGCAAGTACCACTTCGAGGGCGGCGAGCACACCGCTGAAGAGATGGCCAAGGTTTACGAGGACCTCATTGCCAACTACCCGATCGTCTCCATCGAGGACCCGCTGCAGGAGGATGACTGGGAGGGCTACACCAAGCTCACCGAGACCATCGGTGACAAGGTCCAGATCGTTGGCGATGACTTCTTCGTCACCAACCCGGCACGTCTCCAGGAGGGCATCGACAAGAAGGCTGCTAACGCCCTGCTCGTGAAGGTCAACCAGATTGGTACCCTCACCGAAACCTTCGATGCCGTTGAACTGGCTCACCGCAACGGCTACCGCACCATGATGTCCCACCGCTCCGGCGAGACCGAGGACACCACCATTGCTGACCTTGCCGTTGCCCTGAACTGTGGCCAGATCAAGACCGGTGCTCCGGCTCGTTCCGAGCGCGTTGCCAAGTACAACCAGCTTCTGCGTATCGAGCAGGAACTGGGCAGCGCCGCCGTTTACGCCGGCCGCTCCGCATTCCCGCGCTTCCAGGGTTAATCACCTCCCCCGAAGCTCGATTGTGCCCCGTGATTGTGGGCCACGTTTAAAGGCGTCACAGGAAACTGTGGCGCCTTTGGCGTGACACCTGTTATTTTTGTGACTCCCACGCGCGCCGTCCTGAACCCTGGCGGTTGATAGCTAGACTTACTCTCCGATGGCACGCACTACCCCTACTCGCACGAAGCGCCGGAACACTGTTCCGGTCCACACGCGTGCCCGCGATGCCCACAAAACCCCGAAGCGCCCGAAGAAGCCTAAAGGTCTCGATATCCTCGGGGTAGGCGTCATCATCGCGGTGGTACTCGTCGTCTTGCTCACCATCGCCGTGCCGCTGCGTAACTACTACAACGGCCAGTCCGAAATTGCCCGCCTGGAAAGCTCCATCGCAGCCAAGCAAGAGCGCAAGGACAAGCTTTTGGCGGAAATCGATAAGTATCGTTCGGACGAGTACATCAAACAAGAGGCCCGCCGCCGCTTCGGCGTCATGGACGAAGGTGAAACCGCCTTCCGAATCATGGATCCGCGCATGGATTCCGGTGACACCGTGACCTCAGAGCACCGCGAAGACATTGATGAGCGCGAGTGGTACACCGTGCTGTGGGACTCCGTTGCCGAATCGGAATAGGACTCATCCCAGTCGCCGTGCCACAATGGTTGCCATGACCGTGACCGATGCTGATCTTGACGTTGTCCGCGAACAACTTGGCCGCACTCCGCGCGGCGTCGTAGACATTGCTTACCGCACCCCCGACGGAGCGCCCGCAGTGATTAAAACTGCGCCAAAGCTTCCCGACGGCACCCCGTTCCCCACTCTCTACTACCTCACCGACCCGCGCCTGACGGCCGAAGCGTCGCGCCTTGAGGTCGCCCACGTCATGAAGTGGATGGAACAGCGCCTCGCAGAAGATGAGGCGCTGCAGAAGGACTATCTGGCCGCTCACGAGCACTACCTTGCTATCCGCAACGAGATGGAAGATCTCGGTACGCAGTTCTCCGGTGGCGGTATGCCAGATCGCGTGAAGTGCCTCCACGTACTGATTGCATATGCCTTGGCCGAAGGTCCCGACCGCGTACGTTTCGGCACGGAAGCCGTCGCAATGGCAGCAGAACACGGTAAACTCCGTGGCAGCGCCATTCCGGAAGAGTGGCCTACCGTGGGGGACTTGGGCATCGATATGGCCCAATTTGATTTTTCTAACGCCGGTTAACAGAAAGGCTTGACCTATGACTCGCGTCGCTGCTGTCGACTGCGGAACCAACTCCATCCGTCTACTCATCAGTGAGATTCAAGGCGATGGCAAGATTCGGGACATTTCCCGCACGATGGAAATTGTTCGCCTTGGTCAAGGCGTCGATGCTACCGGCGAGTTCGCTCCGGAGGCCCTCGCGCGTACCCGCGCAGCCTTGGAGGAGTACGTCAAGCAGATGAAGTTCGAAAAGGTTGAGCGCGTGCGCATGGTGGCTACCTCGGCCACGCGTGATGCCAAGAATCATCGTGATTTCTTCGACATGACGGCGGAGCTTCTCGGCCAAATTCAGCCGGGGGCTCGCGCTGAGATTATCTCCGGTGAGGAGGAAGCCCTGTTGTCTTTTACCGGCGCTGTGGCGGACCTCAGCTCGGAGAAGGGGCCTTATTGCGTCATTGACTTGGGTGGAGGCTCCACCGAGTTCGTCGTCGGCACTATCGACGGTGAAATCCTAGGCTCTCACTCCGCTCAGATGGGTTGTGTCCGTCTCACCGAACGCATGATGCGCAGTGATCCGCCTACTGAAGCAGAAATCGAGATCGCCACTGATTACGTCGCTGAGCGTATGGCCGACGTGGAGAGAATCGTACCCATCGACAAAGCCGTCACCTTCGTCGGCTGCGCCGGAACCTTCACCACGTTGTCTGCTCTTGCCCAAGGCATGGAGCGCTATGACGCCGATTCCATCCACGGTTCCGAGCTGCGTTTCGACGCCCTGCGTGTGCTGATCCGTCAAATGATAGGTCTGTCCTCGGACGTCCGTGCCCTCAATCCGGTCATCCACCCAGGCCGTGCTGACGTCATCGGCGGTGGATGCGTAGCCGTCGAAGGCATCATGACCATGATTGAGCGCAACAGCAGCGCCCGCTCCTTCTTTATCAGTGAGAAGGATATTCTCGACGGAATTATCGCCGGTCTCGCCGCAGCCTGACCCAATAACTAGTGTGCGAGCACCCGTGCCCTAAAATAGGTGGGCACGGTTTGGCCCCCATAGCCCAATCGGCAGAGGCAGTCGACTTAAAATCGATTCAGTGTGGGTTCGAGTCCCACTGGGGGCACCACTGGGGGCACCATGACCAGCGGAAACGCAGATGGATATGGCCACTTTGGCGCGAAAGTGTCCAAAAAGTGTCCAGAAATCCTCCAATTAATCGGGCTGCGCTATCCGTGACTATATAGATGCGAGTCACGAAGTATGAGGCCAGTCGTGCGGGTAGGGGGAGGCGTCGACAAGCACAGTGCTTCCCGACGCCTCTCTTTAAGAATATTTTGCAAAGTTTGGGATTTTTGGGAACTTCCTAGCAATCGAGTGCGTTGAAGCTAGTGAGAACATAACCACGGCGGCCCTTATGGGGCCGTCTTTATTGAGCAAGACTGTGAAAGGAATCGGGATTCACGTGCGTTCTAGCAACCCCGTCATGAGTTCCCTCTCATCCAGCCGAAACCAGAACCAGACTCAGAGCAATCCGTTTGGTCAGAGCGACAACCCGTTTAACGAGGCCACCCGTAGTGCCGACCGCCCGCTGACCGTTGATGACGTGGTGACCAAGACTGGTATCACCCTCGCCGTCATCATCGCGCTGGCTGTTCTTAACTTCTGCATTGGCGCGCTGTTTAACCCAGTTGTGGCGATGGGTCTGACCTTGGTTGGTGCCATCGGTGGCTTGATTACCGTGCTGGTGTCGACGTTTGGCAAGAAGTTCGGTTCTGCTGCCGTGACTCTTATCTACGCCGCATTTGAGGGCCTCTTTGTCGGTGGCTTTTCGTACATCGTTGCCGGTGGATCTCTTGATAAAACGGGTGGTGCGGCACTCGCCGACCTAGGTGAGATCGGCGTGGGCATTGGCCAGGCCATTATGGGTACGGTCGGCGTCTTCATCGGCATGCTCATGGTCTACAAGACCGGTGCAGTGAAGGTGACCCCGAAGTTCAACAAGATTATGTTCGGACTCATTACTGGTGTCGCCGTCTTGGCATTGGTTAATTTCCTGGGCGCTATTTTCTTCGGCTTTAACCCGCTGCGTGACGGCGGCGCGATTGCCATTATTTTCTCCTTGGTTTGCATCGTCCTGGCATCCCTGTCCTTCATGACCGACTTCGACCAGGCTGACCGACTTATTCGTCAGGGTGCTCCGGCACAGTACGCGTGGGGTATCGCCCTTGGCTTGGCCGTGACCTTGGTCTGGCTCTACACCGAGATTCTGCGTCTGCTGAGCTACTTCAGGGATTAGTTCTTAACCAACGCCTTATATAGCCGGCGGCTGACACCTTAACTGGTGTTGGCCGCCGGTTTTGTGGTGTTTGTCACAGTGTGGTGTGGGGTGTTTGATAATTCGCCGTCTATATGTGGTGTTGGCAAGAGTGTGTTCGAACGGGTGTGTTGTTTTGGTCTAGGTTTGGTGGCGTGTTGTGGGGTCTGGTGTGGTGTCGGGGCGGTTGGGTAGTGTTGTGACTAGAAAGCATGTTCGTATGTTCTAGTCTTTAAGGGGTGGGTCACTTATGGTGGCAACCACAACAACAACTTCTTCTGTTCCTTTGGCGTATTTTTCTCATTCAAATCCTGATGATCCGGTTTGTGTTGCGGGGATGTTTCTGCGGCGCGCGGAGTACGAGTTTTGGTTACATAATCTTCCGGCTTTGGAGGCTGATTCTGATAGTGAAGTGATGAAGCTTTCGGTCAAGACTGCCAAGACGGCCAGGCAAGTCGCTAAGAATGTGATGGGGGTTCTTCGGCTTGAAGAATTGCCGAAGGTCAAGCAGTTGCAGGATGCGCAGGCGTTGTTGGATATGGCGTCGCTGGTAGCGATTGATGAGGTCATGTCGAAGCTGGGGCATCCGACTAGGGCGGTGGTGGCAGAAATTGATGAGAATCTTTCGCGCTGGTTTGTACCGAAGCGGCCTAATCAGGTGTTTCCGACAGCGAGTCAGATTCGGCGCCGGGTGCGTGATATCGCCAAAGTATTAGATGATTCAGTAGCATTTCGTGATACGCGTAAAAAGAACCGGTATTCCATCCTTACTCGAGGCCAGCGGGCGTTTCTTGAGTTAGAGGTTGATTCCACTGTGGGTGTGGTCATCCATGAGCTGATTAAAGAAACCGCCAGAAAGCATGAGGTTTCAATGGCGGATGCCATGGTGCTGTTGTTGTCGGGCACAGTGGAGCCGGAGGCAGGCAAAGTGGTGGTGCATACTTATAAGGCGTCTGATGTGGAGGGGGCACCGGTGTTTGTTCAGGGCCATGGGTGGCGTGGTGAGGATATACCAGCAGCCAAGGTGGTTGAGCGGGATTTAAGCCAGGTACCTAAAGCATCTGATTCTTATCGTCCGTCTGATTTTGTGCGTAAGTATGTTGAGGGCCGTGATGGGACGTGTCGGGCTGGGGGGTGTGATGTGCCAGCGTGGATGTGTCAGTTGGATCATCGGATTAATTATGCCGAGGGTGGGCCAACACATCCAGATAACTTGGTGTGTTTGTGCCAGCGTCATCACAATATGAAGACCGAGGGCAGGGCCTTTTATATTTTGGATCCCGTTACCGGTGATGTGGTGTGGTTGTTAGCTGATGGCAGTTGGGTGACCACGCAAGCCACAGGCCCGCTAGCACCCTCGATGCGCAGGTGGGCTCGTAGTGTTGCTGAGGATGTTATGGCGCATCGAGCGAAGATGCATGAGGATGCCAAAGCATTAAAGGTGGAGTTGGATAACGGTGACATCGTTGAAGTCTTCGACATGACCGACCCCGCAGACCGCGACAATACTAACGGTGGCGATATTCCCTTCTAAGCAATAGGGAATATGGCGTCAAAGGCTCGTCGTCGTCAGAAACGACGAAGCTAGGTGAGGTGATTTGCTGTCGCGACTTTCGTTGTCACGGACGACGGGATGCCAAGTGGTCACGTAGAGGGGAGAGAATCGCGCAACGTCGTTTCATACGACGACGAACTCA containing:
- the mfd gene encoding transcription-repair coupling factor; its protein translation is MLGGLLKVAASDPKLKGLAAQVGTQSLHITGIDQARPWAIGTLAHHAPVLVVAASGREAEDLSAELTALLGDKVAYFPAWETLPHERLSPAPDIVGKRAQVLDLVGAGKAQVVVTSARGYCQPILSKVEGRAPIFLKEEEEHEFSHIVSELEFRAYKHVDMVAKRGEYATRGGILDIFPTTSDYPVRIEFWGDEITDIRQFSVADQRAIQEIEVGEVAIYPARELPITNEVAARARDLAQKFGGNAALAELLTKVGEHIPAEGMEALLAVLADEPFVTLPELLPTGTHVLLVAPEKIRTRVADLESTDAEFLAAGWEAAAMGADGPLAAEGLDTEASSYRSYESLEATCAQIEAPLWTFAPPGMFAAAESETLPLDYEPGPTPRGDIEQIDAMMAQLLAHTTAGGRAAFIAPAQGAIKRMVERFAEKGIPTKVATPGWEPSPGEVTLYQALSHAGLVFPKVRKLKDAEALPLVVVTETDLTGNRVGDIAGAKRRPAKRRNRVDPLALKQGDYVVHETHGIGKFLKMAERTIQSGDETSRREYIVLEYAASKRGQPADQLWVPMDSLDLLSKYTGGEAPTLSKMGGSDWKNTKKKARAAVREIAGELVELYAKRQAAPGHQFGPDTPWQAEMEDNFPYVETEDQMLAIDAVKEDMESSVPMDRVVVGDVGYGKTEVAVRAAFKAVQDGKQVAVLVPTTLLAQQHADTFRERMQGFPVDIEVLSRFTSAKESKEILAGLADGSVDIVIGTHRLLQTGVQWKNLGLIVVDEEQRFGVEHKEHIKALKASVDVLTMSATPIPRTLEMSMAGIREMSTILTPPEDRHPVLTYVGAYEDKQVAAAIRRELLRDGQVFFIHNKVADIEKKARELRDLVPEARIVVAHGQMNEDILEQTVQGFWDREFDVLVCTTIVETGLDIANANTLIVENAHHMGLSQLHQLRGRVGRSRERGYAYFLYPKGATLTETSYDRLATIAQNNDLGAGMAVAMKDLEMRGAGNVLGAEQSGHIAGVGFDLYVRLVGEAVETFKALARGEAPIVTDEGPKEIRIDLPVDAHIPESYINSERLRLEVYRKLAASKDNADLQNTVEEMEDRYGPVPEPVQRLLAVARLRHQARRAGVADITVQGTRIKVHPVELADSKQVRLKRLFPGSNYRAAAKAIQLNFPKAGRNVTDPKLRDVELLQWMADFLASMFELERVDVSGAKTKKNVISVGEK
- a CDS encoding MazG nucleotide pyrophosphohydrolase domain-containing protein, whose product is MTVLLLDPRWPTMIPLEAHGKLLGPAVFTDEVPVKVRWNFDELLCGEDPEGKGVLVSTNASDPEVRALLDDSHDLILAPSLDDPLWQAREVMSKARSIGEWERDQTHDTLLPYLAEESAEFADAVKDGASDAELLKELGDVFLQVLFHAEIAARRGAFTLDDVAASFVNKMRSRAPYLFDGTEDVVGVEEQERLWAEGKARENR
- a CDS encoding amino acid permease — encoded protein: MTSSTLTESPRTHSVTLWTLVALIIGSTVGAGIFSLPQNIASVAGPGAMLLGWLIAGVGMLSVAFVFQILAHRKPHLDSGVYSYVRAGLGDFIGFTSGWGYWLGSVMAQVGYATLFFNTIGHYVPFFDADHQWASAIAVSLLSWGIFAVLARGIKQAAIMNMVTSVAKIVPILAFVVIVLFVGFSWDKFTLDFWGERSDKSVFEQVQGIMLFTVWVFIGVEGASVYSKQARTRRDVGRATVIGFVSVLALLVSVSTLSFGVLTQEELAALPDNSMASVLTAVVGPWGGALISLGLCLSVLGAYVSWQMLCAEPIVLMAIDGLIPRKIGTVNVAGAPWVAQLISTLAIQLFVIVFFLNETSYNAMVQLATIMYLLPYIFSSLYLVLLTVRGKGLTHPHAGVKFDLSGPEVGRRSNRRHFFIGLVAFIYSLWLIYAADPVYVLLGALAVLPSLIPYVATRLYKKERVFNTFEWCVVAIVIIGAIAAVWGLSTGALVL